The window TCTAAAATGGGATAGGTATTTAGCTCCAATAGTACTAAAAAACAAAtcctatttttggtttttgagaaaaaaatacctatctttagATTTACACTAAACCTAAAtctaaaagtttttcaaattttgtgagtcaAAAGGGCATAATATAgtgaatattcttttaagtttgagtttaggtaaatggttggagtaaaatcaatatttagtgtgaggtttacactaaaatgggtttgagtttagtcgaatgattggagatgctcttagtgactcaaatcttcaacatatTAGTTGGAGATGAAACGTTTTACCAATTGATTTGCGCTTCATCGTCTTTAGATGTTATGTTGGATTCGGGTCTTCATTGTTGGAGTTTCAAGCTTGAAAATATACAATTTTGtattattcataatattttcagAAGGTTGAGTTTATTCTACAACTTCAAAACTTGGACTTTTTTTACTAGGCCTAGGGTTGTAGACTTGTAGTATCAAGTAAAGTGTGATTAATCTTGttataatttggtcaaatccCCTAACGATGAAGTCATTCAAACCGGTaagaatttttaattacttctCATATTTGAACACGAGTGTTGTCGTATCGGTGCTAGCCGTCAAAtagaatattctttttttacttgttttataatgaatatatttGCTTTAAATGTATTTGTTGCTAAACGAAGTAGTTTACCAATATTATCTGTAAAATAAATGTTAACAGTAAAATTTTTTGCCCCTTTGTTATCTCGTTTTATAGCAAAGCTGCAAACTGACCCTCatctttttcataatttactGCACATAATATTTCTGGTTTTTATACATCAAATTTTACTGAAAAAGGATAACTCATTTATTTTGGAGTTATATAACCaaaaatgatctaaaatgtgtgttattatcatattttgcttatttatCTTTACTATCAAACTGCCTTGTATTTGAAACAGGTTTGTTTATGTCATAGATTTGTTAATCTCGCGGATTTCATTTATCTGACggtctaattttttttataggatTTTGGGTAATATTTTGGTTTGACAACCAACTTCAAGTcactccaaaaaaaaacaaccaatTTGAAGtcataacataaaatatatccGGGTATTCATCCATTTATCGGGAAAAGTGATTAAGTGAGCAACTTTCGTTGTTTGAACGATGATTCACTTTTGGAAAAGTTAAAGATCAGGTAATTAGGTAAATATTCTACGTAGACATTTCTTACCATAGCATTAACATATAATTTTCCAGTAATGGTATAATCAAATCAAGAGATGTATTATAAAtttggtatatttttaatcaaatcaagagatttattataaatttggtatatttttaggtgtaacaaaatttattatatctGCGCATGCATACATGGatatgttaaaatgacaatccctcttaaaataacaccatatcatcattcctagccaatcatttgtacacgtggatgaataataagctgccatgtgaCAATCATAAATATTCGCAAGGCTAAATTTACGCGGACTGCAACATCCAACActctagactgcaatatccaatactcTAGACTGTAAGGTGACGCGgcctgcaatatccaatacgctagattgcaatctatagattgttgtagattgctgtctagcgtttatactattgcagtttagcatatataatattgcagtctagcgtggtgtcacagtgtcattttaagagtgttgtcattttaacgcacctacatgcatacatatacatacgtatataaaaataggggAACACTAATGTCCTTTCACCCTTATGAGTCACAAAATCCTTCCAACCACACGTTGCCACATGGCAGGTATAAGCAacataataatgatattaagCAACAAAGGATGACACATATAAATTACCGAATTGCATAAAAGACAGTTTATGTTGCattaaatgcaatttattttgcatttttgtcTATAgttaatgcaaaataaattgcatttaatGCAACATAAAAAGTCTTTTATGCAATTCGATCATCTAAGTTATCCACTAAGTTTGTTGCTTAATAACGTTATTTTGTTGCTTATATATGTCACGTAGCAACATATGGGTGGAAGGATGTTGTGATtctaatttgaattatttttgaagtaAATTACTTTTAGATTAATACACCCTGAATGTCAATATAGCTTGTGgcatgttttaattattgttaccTAGCTACCTATCACAAGATGCCGTAGTTAAAAAAATCACGCCAAAAATGCCGAAATCATAAACGATTTCAGAAATTCACTTTATGATTGTAAAACGGCTGGGGAGCAAAAATAATTGCCTATTGGACGGAATGGTTGTAAATATTGTAGAAACAACAATTCTACACATTTGAAATATTCCAACAAAGGAAATGTTAAATGTAGCCTATATATCGGTCGATGGAGGGAGTGCTTGTACTATCCTTTCAGAGGAATTGAATTGTTGTaattgtactactactaatactaGTACAACATTTATGCTTTacccaaataaaaaagaaatatcgATATCTAGTTAACGAGGTTTTACTTGATAACCTTCACTTAGATATGTCTCACATCCACCACCTAAACTACATGCATCTTTAATTAGGATCCAACATCGTGATCAGccacaaataattaaagcagcagttgtttaattaattgaagcatatattacacttgactTTTTTAAATGACATACACCTAAGCACAACCATCAATCAAATGCCAAACTCATAACAAtctagaaattaattaaaagcaatGTGGCACTTAAGCCACTTCCAAATCAAACTAATTCAACACAAATGGAGTAATTATTCATTATTCTAGGTTGCAGGTTTTTTCCCCTCCAAGAATAATGGCTTCATCTGCAACTAGAGGAATAATCTCCAAAGCCATTCCTCCCAGCTTAACAACATCAATGATCTGTTCCTTCAATTCACTAATCTTGTGATCCTGTATTTTAATCTCCAGTACTTCAGACAACTGCTTCTCTTGCAACCCGCCTTTCTTCGTGTTTTTGTAGATCAAATAAAGCACCATTTGAATCACTCCGAAGCTGAATCCCAGAATATTAGGAATCTACATAgttaaacaaaacaagaagTTAGGGTTTCATGCATTATAGTTTGagtttttttgaatttaaataaaattacacttacagcaatattatagtCTTTGCGTAGCAATCCGTAGAAGAACCACATAACCGCGCTTAGGGTTAGGAAAAACGAGAGAAGAAACGGCATGTACTCTACGCTCTTCGTTCTTATCACTTGTCTCTGCAAATTCACAAAACCCTAATCCATGAAAGAGAAATGATGACTTTCATCATGTTTATGTACCTAACATGTAAGTAGGTGCTTACCACGACACCTAGAGGCGCCACGAACACACAGAGAGAGAAGACAAGGCAAATCCATCCCACAATACTGCCGCGGTTTGCTTCAGTTGCAAAGAATTGTGTTAGGAACAGAACTAGTCCGAATCCGACCACGTTCAATGAAAGAAGCAGCTTCACAGTTTGGATCTGATCAAGATAAAGT is drawn from Salvia hispanica cultivar TCC Black 2014 chromosome 6, UniMelb_Shisp_WGS_1.0, whole genome shotgun sequence and contains these coding sequences:
- the LOC125197194 gene encoding bidirectional sugar transporter SWEET9-like; the protein is MDPSTAIFTHLITHLILPLLIINHLEMANLAFVFGLLGNVVSFMVFLAPIPTFYQIYKKRSTAGFQSLPYIVGLFSAMLWMYYAFLKPDTTLLITINSVGCFIQSAYISFYLVFATKDTRIQTVKLLLSLNVVGFGLVLFLTQFFATEANRGSIVGWICLVFSLCVFVAPLGVVRQVIRTKSVEYMPFLLSFFLTLSAVMWFFYGLLRKDYNIAIPNILGFSFGVIQMVLYLIYKNTKKGGLQEKQLSEVLEIKIQDHKISELKEQIIDVVKLGGMALEIIPLVADEAIILGGEKTCNLE